In one Micromonospora polyrhachis genomic region, the following are encoded:
- a CDS encoding ATP-dependent DNA ligase, which translates to MQFLDLAATSAAVTVTPGRLAKVDLLAVALRRLDVDEIPAGAGYLAGELRQRQTGVGPAGLRDLPPPAPQPTLTVAGVDAAIAEIAAVHGAGTQARRRELLGALFAAATADEQRMLVGLFSGELRQGAQSGLLADAIARAADVPATAVRRALLLAGDLRVVAVAALTGGAAALSEFTLRVGRPLAPMLAQSASSVDEALTATGTPTVVDVKLDGIRIQVHRSGNDIAVFSRSLDEITARVPEVVAAVRALPAREMVLDGEAIALDATGRPRPFQETASRAATRGARRRQGSPAGRTTADMAGTVSVEASRPSHPAPAAPAVRAAAGTTGETVLTPYFFDLLHLDGTDLLDAPGRDRWAALAGAVGVPLLVGRTEVATVDEASAAFATALDAGQEGIVVKVPDAPYAAGRRGAAWVKVKPRHTLDLVVLAVEWGSGRRSGWLSNLHLGARDPDTGGFVMLGKTFKGLTDELLRWQTERFLELAVDRGEWVVRVRPEQVVEIAFDGVQTSSRYPGGVALRFARVVRYRDDKSAAEADTIDAVRAIHVGRRSS; encoded by the coding sequence GTGCAGTTCCTGGATCTGGCGGCCACCTCCGCCGCTGTGACAGTCACCCCCGGTCGCCTGGCCAAGGTCGACCTGTTGGCGGTGGCGCTGCGTCGACTCGACGTCGACGAGATCCCGGCCGGGGCCGGCTATCTCGCCGGTGAACTGCGGCAGCGGCAGACCGGGGTCGGTCCGGCCGGCCTGCGTGACCTGCCCCCACCGGCACCGCAGCCGACCCTGACCGTGGCCGGCGTCGACGCGGCGATCGCCGAGATCGCCGCCGTACATGGTGCCGGCACGCAGGCCCGTCGCCGGGAACTGCTCGGCGCACTCTTCGCCGCCGCCACCGCCGACGAGCAACGGATGCTGGTCGGCCTGTTCAGCGGCGAACTGCGCCAGGGCGCACAGTCCGGACTGCTGGCCGATGCCATCGCCCGCGCCGCCGACGTTCCAGCCACCGCCGTACGCCGGGCGCTGCTGCTCGCCGGCGACCTGAGGGTGGTCGCCGTGGCCGCGCTGACCGGCGGGGCGGCGGCGTTGAGCGAGTTCACCCTCCGGGTCGGCCGACCGCTCGCCCCGATGCTGGCGCAGAGCGCATCGTCGGTCGACGAGGCCCTGACCGCGACCGGCACCCCGACGGTCGTCGACGTCAAACTCGACGGGATCCGCATCCAGGTGCACCGATCCGGCAACGACATCGCCGTTTTCAGCCGCAGCCTCGACGAGATCACCGCCCGGGTGCCGGAGGTGGTCGCGGCGGTCCGCGCGTTGCCGGCCCGGGAGATGGTGCTCGACGGTGAGGCGATCGCCCTCGACGCGACCGGTCGGCCCCGCCCGTTCCAGGAGACCGCCAGCCGCGCCGCCACCCGAGGTGCGCGCCGCCGCCAAGGAAGCCCCGCTGGCCGTACGACCGCTGACATGGCCGGCACGGTCTCCGTCGAAGCCTCCCGGCCGTCGCACCCCGCCCCGGCCGCTCCGGCGGTACGCGCCGCCGCCGGCACCACCGGCGAGACCGTGCTGACACCGTACTTCTTCGATCTGCTGCACCTCGACGGCACGGACCTGCTCGACGCACCCGGCCGGGACCGGTGGGCGGCACTGGCCGGCGCGGTCGGCGTACCGCTGCTCGTCGGACGGACCGAGGTGGCCACGGTCGACGAGGCCTCGGCCGCCTTCGCCACCGCGCTCGACGCCGGCCAGGAGGGGATCGTGGTCAAGGTGCCCGACGCGCCGTACGCCGCCGGTCGTCGCGGTGCCGCCTGGGTGAAGGTGAAGCCCCGGCACACCCTCGACCTGGTCGTGCTCGCGGTCGAGTGGGGCAGCGGGAGGCGTTCCGGCTGGCTGTCCAACCTGCATCTCGGCGCTCGGGACCCGGACACCGGCGGGTTCGTGATGCTCGGCAAGACGTTCAAGGGGCTCACCGACGAGTTGCTGCGCTGGCAGACCGAGCGGTTCCTGGAGTTGGCGGTCGACCGGGGCGAGTGGGTGGTCCGGGTCCGTCCGGAGCAGGTGGTGGAGATCGCCTTCGACGGGGTGCAGACCAGTTCCCGCTATCCGGGTGGGGTGGCCCTGCGCTTCGCCCGGGTGGTGCGTTACCGCGACGACAAGAGCGCGGCCGAGGCGGACACCATCGACGCCGTACGGGCGATTCACGTCGGCCGGCGCAGCAGCTGA
- a CDS encoding dipeptidase, translating into MTTPTFTEAELRAAVEHELPGVRADLERLVRIPGIAFDGFDHSHVERSAEAVAELLRGCSLDVQIVRSGGQPAVIGRRPAPPGAPTVMLYAHHDVQPVGDLSLWESDPFEPVERDGRLYGRGAADDKAGIMAHIAALRAFGDDLPVGVVLFIEGEEEYGSDSLEQLLKEYRDEIASDVIVIADSSNWDIGVPALTTSLRGIVNCFVEVRTLSHAVHSGMFGGVVPDSLTALSRLLATLHDDAGDVAVEGLVGRTGATVDYQEERLRTESGLVDGVSFIGTGRLTDRMWTKPALAVLGIDAPATGEAPNALVPAAKAKLSLRLAPGDDPKKAYAALTAHLERNAPWGAQITVSFEHDGDPCVIDASGPMFDAARSAFRTAWDGVDPVDMGVGGSIPFIATFQEMFPAAAILVTGVEDPHAQAHGPNESLHLGEFARVCLAETLLLAKVAEAAAAGR; encoded by the coding sequence ATGACCACACCCACCTTCACCGAGGCTGAACTGCGCGCGGCGGTCGAACACGAGCTGCCCGGCGTTCGTGCCGACCTCGAACGACTGGTCCGCATCCCGGGCATCGCGTTCGACGGCTTCGACCACTCCCACGTCGAGCGATCCGCGGAGGCGGTCGCCGAACTGCTGCGGGGCTGCTCGCTCGACGTGCAGATCGTGCGTTCCGGCGGACAGCCGGCGGTGATCGGTCGGCGGCCCGCACCCCCCGGTGCGCCGACCGTGATGCTCTACGCCCACCACGACGTACAGCCGGTCGGCGACCTGTCACTCTGGGAGAGCGACCCGTTCGAGCCGGTCGAGCGGGACGGGCGGCTCTACGGTCGCGGTGCGGCGGACGACAAGGCCGGGATCATGGCGCACATCGCGGCGCTGCGGGCCTTCGGCGACGACCTGCCGGTGGGTGTGGTGCTGTTCATCGAGGGCGAGGAGGAGTACGGCTCCGACTCCCTCGAACAGCTCCTGAAGGAGTACCGGGACGAGATCGCGTCGGACGTGATCGTCATCGCCGACTCCAGCAACTGGGACATCGGGGTGCCAGCGCTGACCACCTCGTTGCGCGGCATCGTCAACTGCTTCGTCGAGGTCCGTACGCTGTCGCACGCCGTACACAGCGGGATGTTCGGCGGCGTGGTGCCGGATTCGCTGACCGCGCTCTCCCGGCTGCTGGCCACCCTGCACGACGACGCCGGGGACGTGGCGGTCGAGGGACTGGTCGGCCGGACCGGGGCCACCGTCGACTACCAGGAGGAGCGACTGCGCACCGAGTCCGGCCTGGTCGACGGGGTCTCCTTCATCGGCACCGGGCGGCTCACCGACCGGATGTGGACCAAGCCGGCGCTCGCGGTACTCGGCATCGACGCCCCGGCCACCGGCGAGGCACCCAACGCCCTCGTGCCGGCGGCGAAGGCCAAGCTGAGCCTCCGGCTCGCTCCGGGCGACGACCCGAAGAAGGCGTACGCCGCGCTGACCGCGCACCTGGAGCGCAACGCCCCCTGGGGTGCGCAGATCACCGTCTCCTTCGAGCACGACGGCGACCCGTGCGTGATCGACGCCTCCGGACCGATGTTCGACGCGGCGCGGTCCGCCTTCCGTACCGCCTGGGACGGGGTCGACCCGGTCGACATGGGGGTCGGTGGCTCCATCCCGTTCATCGCCACCTTCCAGGAGATGTTCCCGGCGGCGGCGATCCTGGTGACCGGTGTGGAGGACCCGCACGCCCAGGCGCACGGCCCGAACGAGAGTCTGCACCTGGGGGAGTTCGCCCGGGTCTGCCTCGCCGAGACGCTGTTGCTGGCGAAGGTTGCCGAGGCGGCCGCCGCCGGCCGCTGA